In the Shewanella sp. OMA3-2 genome, one interval contains:
- a CDS encoding DEAD/DEAH box helicase, whose product MKFESFSFAPELLRAIAECGYQTMTPVQRQAIPAIRRGSDVLASAQTGTGKTAAFALPILQKMIEKPRAPIASNTRVLILTPTRELAAQVADNVAAYGKYMNINVLTIYGGVKMDSQAVKLKRGTDVIVATPGRLLEHILSCNLSLSHVDFLVLDEADRMLDMGFSADIEKIMQAVNKNRQNLLFSATFSTAVKKLANNMLNKPIIISANDQNSTADTISQVVYPVEQRRKRELLSELIGTKNWHKVLVFSATRADTELLVTELNLDGIPTAVVHGEKSQGTRRRALREFMEGKIRVLVSTEVAARGLDIPDLQYVVNYDLPFLPEDYVHRIGRTGRAGKSGVAISFVSREEERTLNDIEKLIGQKIRRITVPGYEVSNRELLLKQIQKRRSFGKSKQRDDGANAQMVAEKSMQGRRVAVGQSKDAVKYKKIK is encoded by the coding sequence ATGAAATTTGAATCTTTTAGCTTCGCACCTGAACTTTTACGCGCGATCGCTGAATGCGGTTATCAGACAATGACACCAGTTCAGCGCCAAGCCATTCCTGCTATTCGCCGTGGTTCAGATGTACTAGCCAGTGCTCAAACTGGTACAGGTAAAACCGCTGCATTCGCTTTACCTATTTTGCAAAAAATGATTGAAAAGCCTAGAGCCCCTATTGCATCTAACACTCGCGTATTGATCCTTACCCCAACACGTGAATTAGCCGCACAGGTTGCCGACAATGTTGCCGCTTACGGTAAATACATGAACATCAATGTATTAACCATTTATGGTGGCGTCAAAATGGACAGCCAAGCAGTAAAACTAAAACGCGGCACCGATGTCATTGTTGCCACACCAGGTCGATTACTTGAGCACATTTTGTCGTGTAACTTAAGCTTATCCCACGTTGATTTTTTAGTGCTAGATGAAGCTGACCGCATGTTAGATATGGGCTTTAGTGCTGATATTGAAAAAATCATGCAAGCAGTGAACAAGAATCGTCAAAACTTATTGTTTTCAGCGACCTTCTCGACAGCCGTAAAAAAACTCGCAAATAACATGCTAAACAAGCCTATAATAATTTCTGCTAACGACCAAAATAGTACCGCAGATACGATCAGCCAAGTGGTTTATCCGGTTGAGCAACGCCGTAAACGCGAATTGTTATCTGAATTAATTGGCACCAAAAACTGGCACAAAGTATTAGTATTTAGTGCAACTCGCGCAGATACAGAACTATTAGTCACAGAATTGAACCTTGATGGTATTCCTACCGCAGTAGTTCATGGTGAGAAATCCCAAGGTACTCGTCGCCGTGCTTTACGTGAGTTTATGGAAGGGAAAATTCGCGTATTAGTCTCTACCGAAGTGGCCGCGCGTGGCTTAGACATTCCTGACTTACAGTACGTGGTCAACTACGACCTACCTTTCTTGCCTGAAGATTATGTTCATCGTATTGGCCGTACTGGCCGTGCAGGTAAATCTGGGGTTGCTATTTCATTTGTGAGTCGTGAAGAAGAGCGTACCTTAAATGATATTGAAAAGTTAATTGGTCAAAAAATTCGTCGTATTACCGTACCAGGTTATGAAGTCAGTAATCGCGAACTGCTGCTCAAGCAAATTCAAAAGCGTCGCAGTTTTGGTAAAAGCAAACAACGTGATGACGGTGCAAATGCTCAAATGGTGGCTGAAAAAAGTATGCAAGGCCGCCGCGTAGCCGTTGGTCAGTCTAAAGATGCTGTAAAGTATAAAAAAATTAAGTAA
- a CDS encoding peroxiredoxin-like family protein encodes MLNKLVLAATLALTSLTAIAKPIALNENNISPLLNGHEIPDVTLKTVEGKAINLKQLVSQKKTMFFFYRGGWCPFCNVQMGQLQAIEPKLIAMGIQLVGISPDSPEKLQASMTKNKLNYLLLSDENMAAAQAFGLAFYTSDKVTSMYQAKLGVSNTLHKMPTGEARLVLPVPAIYLSDKTGLIQFMYANPNYKVRAAPELILMAASLVE; translated from the coding sequence ATGCTGAATAAACTCGTCCTTGCTGCAACATTAGCCCTTACCAGCTTAACCGCTATCGCCAAGCCAATTGCTTTGAATGAAAATAACATTAGCCCACTGCTTAATGGTCATGAGATCCCCGATGTCACATTAAAAACAGTTGAAGGTAAAGCCATTAATTTGAAACAACTTGTTAGTCAAAAAAAGACTATGTTCTTTTTCTATCGCGGTGGATGGTGTCCATTTTGTAATGTACAAATGGGACAATTACAGGCAATTGAGCCTAAATTAATTGCAATGGGGATTCAGCTGGTTGGTATATCACCCGACTCACCCGAAAAGCTGCAAGCTTCGATGACAAAAAACAAACTCAACTACTTGTTACTTTCAGACGAGAATATGGCCGCAGCACAGGCGTTTGGTTTAGCTTTTTACACCAGTGATAAAGTCACCAGTATGTACCAAGCAAAGCTTGGTGTGTCGAACACATTACATAAAATGCCTACGGGTGAAGCGCGTTTAGTTTTACCTGTGCCTGCTATTTATTTAAGTGATAAAACTGGTTTGATTCAGTTTATGTATGCCAACCCGAACTATAAAGTCCGTGCTGCACCTGAGCTTATTTTAATGGCAGCCAGTTTGGTTGAGTAA
- a CDS encoding DUF6500 family protein yields the protein MRDTLRETIVAVCLKKIDQKGTNVGLSFYAFFANRNDNLALLMEAATWWIQTHKLDHFEKAVKILAMVQEGK from the coding sequence GTGCGGGATACATTAAGAGAAACGATTGTGGCAGTTTGCCTTAAAAAAATTGATCAAAAAGGCACCAATGTCGGCTTATCTTTTTATGCTTTTTTTGCGAATAGAAATGATAACCTGGCACTATTAATGGAAGCCGCAACTTGGTGGATCCAAACCCATAAACTTGATCACTTTGAAAAGGCGGTCAAGATCCTGGCTATGGTTCAAGAAGGTAAGTAA
- a CDS encoding substrate-binding periplasmic protein produces MAEKPLKYNVNGSSSWVPYYVPNQPERPGILGELVPQILSLAEINNEKHNYPPKRTNQALDNGLLDFDFVSPSWFPNKDIGDKFVSSDPIIEIQENIITLKDNASAWNNIDSIKGQVIGTVRGYLYHDDALFTRFDFTSERELVKALHKNRINAAISGNLPALYWSKQFNLPITLAAEHSNGVLVMRLRKEHKDLLPKINAAIATLKANGTIEAMIYKYTHQATFSESTLKVKTTTNFRKDSCYNLAELAQRELLTLIMLT; encoded by the coding sequence ATGGCTGAAAAACCATTAAAATATAATGTTAATGGCTCAAGTAGCTGGGTTCCCTATTACGTTCCAAATCAACCAGAACGTCCAGGTATACTTGGCGAACTCGTGCCGCAAATTTTAAGCTTGGCTGAAATTAATAATGAGAAGCACAATTATCCGCCAAAACGCACTAATCAAGCATTAGATAACGGTTTATTAGATTTTGACTTTGTCAGCCCTAGTTGGTTTCCTAACAAAGATATAGGGGATAAGTTTGTTAGCTCAGACCCTATTATTGAAATTCAAGAAAATATCATCACCCTCAAAGATAATGCTAGTGCATGGAATAATATTGACAGCATTAAAGGCCAAGTTATTGGCACCGTTAGAGGCTATTTGTATCACGATGACGCCTTGTTTACCCGATTTGACTTTACCTCTGAGCGAGAACTGGTAAAGGCACTACACAAAAACCGTATTAACGCGGCTATATCAGGTAACTTGCCTGCTTTATATTGGAGTAAACAATTTAATCTTCCTATTACATTAGCTGCCGAGCATTCAAATGGAGTATTGGTTATGCGCCTTAGAAAAGAGCATAAAGATTTACTACCAAAGATAAATGCAGCTATCGCGACTCTAAAAGCCAATGGCACTATTGAAGCAATGATTTATAAATACACTCATCAAGCTACTTTTAGTGAGTCAACTCTCAAGGTTAAAACGACAACTAATTTTAGAAAGGATTCATGCTATAACCTTGCTGAGCTAGCACAGCGTGAGCTGTTAACGCTGATAATGCTAACTTAA
- a CDS encoding DUF2913 family protein, which produces MTETYNSAVLNLAVTGIHDLTESNKQHKGVRTPAQESHFLCSWMVDSLKAKRFSKLVAEDLTQWIRLGRSQGAGAQLKQLLERIVIQYQDAKAAKLGDALDAVLADFAQQNWLVVTDTPLSSKLKLDGDGQSSVVVCAVQMKSHRKDAELLKPIALYVRGDENVLAEIALQHGLLISQANKKTTLIKHHKTYLVIPKNQHASLCLLARLK; this is translated from the coding sequence ATGACTGAAACCTATAACTCAGCAGTACTTAATTTAGCTGTCACTGGCATACATGATTTAACCGAGTCGAATAAACAACACAAAGGTGTTCGCACGCCTGCACAAGAAAGCCACTTTTTATGCAGCTGGATGGTCGACTCTCTGAAAGCTAAACGCTTTTCAAAACTGGTTGCCGAAGATTTAACTCAATGGATCCGTCTTGGTAGAAGCCAAGGGGCAGGCGCACAGCTAAAGCAACTGTTAGAGCGCATCGTTATTCAATATCAAGATGCTAAAGCCGCTAAATTAGGCGATGCATTAGATGCAGTGTTAGCCGATTTTGCACAGCAAAACTGGTTAGTGGTGACTGACACCCCATTATCAAGCAAGTTAAAATTAGACGGCGATGGTCAATCCAGTGTGGTGGTTTGTGCTGTTCAAATGAAAAGTCATCGTAAAGATGCTGAATTACTAAAACCGATAGCATTGTATGTTAGGGGCGATGAAAATGTGCTTGCAGAAATAGCACTGCAACATGGCTTGTTAATTAGCCAGGCTAATAAAAAAACCACTTTAATCAAACACCACAAAACCTATCTAGTCATCCCAAAGAATCAACATGCAAGCTTATGTTTACTGGCAAGGTTAAAGTAA
- the lptG gene encoding LPS export ABC transporter permease LptG, with protein MNIIDLYISRIILSTSALCLLVLTGLSGIIKWVDQLRLVGRGSYTMMDAGVYVLYLVPRDIEMFFPMAVLLGALIGMGMLASNSELVVMQASGMSRLQITLSAMKTAIPLMIMVMALGEWGAPVAEQSAKELQATKISGGSLIKSNRGIWAKDGDLFVNIGEVQDINKLNNITLYKFDAQSKLVQLTQAKHADFKQDEWQLTGVTTTHLSDDRIELIETPTEQWRSTLTPDKLGVVSVKPEALSIQGLLGYLEYLEVNQQDPSRYELALWRKIMQPITVAVMMLVALSFVFGPLRTVTMGARVLLGVVAGFSFYISNQIFGPMSMVYDLPAVVGAVTPSILFTSLAFYYIRK; from the coding sequence ATGAATATAATTGATTTATATATCTCACGGATAATTTTGAGTACCTCGGCACTGTGTTTGTTAGTGTTAACTGGCCTATCAGGCATTATTAAGTGGGTTGATCAGCTCAGACTGGTTGGGCGTGGTAGTTATACCATGATGGATGCCGGAGTTTATGTACTCTATTTAGTGCCGCGTGATATTGAAATGTTTTTCCCGATGGCGGTATTGCTTGGTGCGCTAATTGGTATGGGGATGCTAGCGTCTAATTCTGAGCTGGTGGTCATGCAAGCTTCAGGCATGTCACGTTTACAAATCACCTTGTCGGCAATGAAAACGGCTATTCCCTTAATGATAATGGTCATGGCTTTAGGCGAGTGGGGCGCGCCCGTAGCAGAGCAATCAGCCAAGGAACTTCAGGCAACTAAAATATCCGGTGGCAGTTTAATTAAATCTAATCGCGGTATTTGGGCAAAAGATGGCGATTTGTTTGTCAATATTGGTGAAGTGCAAGATATCAATAAGCTTAATAATATTACCTTATACAAATTTGATGCGCAGTCAAAGCTAGTACAGCTTACTCAAGCTAAACATGCAGATTTTAAACAAGATGAATGGCAATTAACTGGGGTAACCACCACTCACTTATCAGATGATAGAATTGAGTTAATCGAAACACCGACAGAGCAATGGCGTTCAACGTTAACACCAGACAAGTTGGGCGTGGTATCGGTTAAGCCCGAAGCGTTATCGATTCAAGGTTTACTGGGATATTTAGAATATTTAGAAGTTAATCAACAAGATCCGAGCCGGTATGAGTTAGCGCTATGGCGTAAAATAATGCAACCCATAACAGTTGCTGTAATGATGTTAGTGGCATTGTCATTTGTATTTGGACCACTTAGAACGGTTACTATGGGGGCAAGAGTCTTGCTTGGTGTGGTGGCTGGATTTAGTTTTTACATCAGCAACCAAATATTTGGTCCTATGAGTATGGTATATGATCTTCCCGCAGTGGTTGGCGCCGTAACCCCAAGTATTCTATTTACCAGTTTGGCTTTTTATTATATTAGAAAATAG
- a CDS encoding aspartate/glutamate racemase family protein encodes MRTIGLIGGMSWESTQSYYQVINQSIKQRLGGLHSAKVIIYSVDFAEIAALQTQGDWQGAGRMLADAAHKLALIGADAIVVCTNTMHKVAPQIEASINIPLLHISDATGQKLADNKVVKVGLLGTQFTMEQDFYKTRLTQNFPIELITPNQQDRETIHRIIYQELCLGKTLSGSRKEYLDIIDKLAQQGAQAIILGCTEIGLLVKQTDTSIPLYDTAQIHAEAAVEFMLSK; translated from the coding sequence ATGAGGACAATAGGATTAATTGGCGGCATGAGTTGGGAAAGTACTCAAAGCTATTATCAAGTGATTAATCAGTCGATTAAGCAAAGGTTAGGTGGACTTCATTCAGCAAAAGTGATTATTTATAGTGTTGATTTTGCTGAAATTGCAGCATTACAAACTCAAGGAGACTGGCAAGGTGCCGGAAGAATGCTCGCTGACGCAGCCCATAAACTAGCACTTATTGGCGCGGATGCCATTGTAGTGTGCACCAATACCATGCATAAAGTCGCCCCGCAAATTGAGGCGAGTATTAATATACCACTGCTGCATATTAGCGACGCTACCGGTCAAAAATTAGCCGACAACAAGGTCGTTAAAGTGGGCTTATTGGGGACTCAATTTACTATGGAGCAAGATTTTTATAAAACACGTTTAACCCAAAACTTCCCTATCGAACTTATTACACCGAATCAGCAAGACAGAGAAACAATTCATCGCATTATTTATCAAGAATTGTGTTTGGGTAAAACACTGTCCGGCTCTCGAAAAGAGTATCTGGATATTATCGATAAATTAGCACAGCAAGGGGCGCAAGCAATTATTCTAGGCTGTACAGAAATAGGCTTACTGGTTAAACAAACGGATACCTCAATACCGCTTTACGATACAGCCCAGATCCATGCTGAAGCAGCTGTTGAATTTATGCTGAGCAAATAG
- a CDS encoding GNAT family N-acetyltransferase, with protein MKIRQITVKDWPAIMAIQASCYHDINPESLEVMQSKWQRSPQSCLVLEHHNQIVAYILCHPWLKGDAPKLNTILTVVNDTQSLYIHDMAVSPAAQGLGIAKQLVNHIILTSVELGFFGIGLVAIQGAGEFWQRFGFKPLTDISPTLLTSLASYNHDACYLFLETQSE; from the coding sequence ATGAAAATACGACAAATTACCGTCAAAGATTGGCCTGCTATTATGGCTATTCAGGCTAGTTGTTACCATGACATTAATCCTGAGTCATTGGAAGTCATGCAAAGTAAATGGCAGAGGTCACCACAAAGCTGTTTGGTATTAGAGCACCATAATCAAATTGTTGCTTATATACTTTGCCACCCTTGGCTAAAGGGCGATGCACCTAAATTAAATACTATCTTAACGGTAGTAAATGACACCCAATCACTTTATATTCATGACATGGCGGTGTCACCCGCAGCACAAGGTTTAGGCATAGCGAAGCAACTCGTTAACCACATTATCCTTACATCAGTTGAGTTAGGGTTTTTCGGTATTGGTTTGGTGGCGATTCAAGGCGCGGGCGAGTTTTGGCAGCGTTTTGGCTTTAAGCCTTTGACTGATATTAGCCCAACATTATTAACATCTTTAGCAAGTTATAATCATGATGCTTGCTATTTGTTCCTTGAAACTCAAAGTGAATAG
- a CDS encoding DUF2960 domain-containing protein: MARQVIYTFKGKTKTIAFSYDKHHDLYEAAAEAEGIDLTGFLAMEQQVALTSKKGAKAEKEFRQTEFARFGFTSIKFVREDEV, from the coding sequence ATGGCACGCCAAGTGATTTATACCTTTAAAGGCAAAACCAAAACGATTGCCTTTAGCTACGACAAACACCACGACCTTTACGAAGCAGCTGCTGAAGCTGAAGGGATCGATTTGACGGGCTTTCTGGCAATGGAACAACAAGTGGCTTTAACCTCTAAAAAAGGCGCCAAAGCAGAAAAAGAATTCCGTCAAACAGAATTTGCACGTTTTGGTTTTACTAGTATTAAATTTGTTCGTGAAGATGAAGTATAA
- a CDS encoding DNA polymerase III subunit chi: MTQALFYLMPENSQQTTALDALHLAACRLAEQQYRQQKQVYIHCQDRQQAYAIDELLWQFEPSSFVPHNLKGEGPVTGSPVEIGFDTLGPNKSRQVLINLADQAPQFAVNLPYIIDFVANDDTLKSIARKRYRDYQTLGCQVTTQTLAE; this comes from the coding sequence ATGACTCAAGCATTGTTTTATTTAATGCCAGAAAATAGCCAGCAAACAACTGCTTTAGATGCGCTTCATTTAGCTGCTTGCAGGTTAGCTGAGCAACAATATAGGCAACAAAAACAGGTCTATATTCATTGCCAAGACAGACAACAAGCGTACGCGATTGATGAATTATTGTGGCAATTTGAGCCAAGCAGTTTTGTGCCCCATAATTTGAAAGGTGAAGGCCCAGTGACGGGTTCACCGGTTGAAATTGGTTTTGATACCCTAGGGCCCAATAAAAGTCGTCAAGTTCTGATTAATCTTGCAGACCAAGCCCCCCAATTTGCGGTAAACTTACCGTATATTATCGATTTTGTGGCTAATGATGACACACTAAAAAGCATAGCAAGAAAACGCTATCGTGATTATCAAACGCTTGGGTGCCAAGTGACTACCCAAACATTAGCTGAATAA
- the lptF gene encoding LPS export ABC transporter permease LptF yields MIVFRYLIGEVLKAQLAVLTVLLTIFISQQFVRVLGDASDGEFPASLVLTLLGLNLPQLTVLILPLSFFLGILLAHGRMYAENEMVVLHGVGVSEWYVTRVTLILAVFNMIFTAYLAIYVSPWAEERQNQVLEQAQSEAGLAALTQGRFQTSPNGRAVLFVETISKDNQLGKVFVAQLPEVGDEKGLTNIVVAQQGKVIEDEFGSQQLKLESGLRYQGSPNAMNYQIIEFGGYKMEIKEQEVDERSRKLSAMPINELLTATGPEAVAEFQWRLAIPLSIPLLTLIAVPLARVNVRQGKFAKMFPAILLYLGYFGLMVAGRKALQDEVIPLYLGMWWIHGCALVMGVLLLGKERPASVRFLSLFKRNKQVSA; encoded by the coding sequence GTGATTGTATTTAGATACTTGATTGGTGAAGTTTTAAAAGCACAATTAGCCGTACTGACAGTGCTGTTAACTATTTTTATTAGCCAACAATTTGTTCGCGTTCTTGGGGATGCGTCTGACGGCGAATTCCCCGCCTCTTTAGTGTTGACATTATTGGGGTTAAATTTACCTCAACTAACCGTTCTCATTCTGCCTTTAAGTTTCTTCTTGGGAATATTACTCGCCCATGGCCGAATGTATGCCGAAAATGAAATGGTGGTATTGCATGGCGTGGGTGTCAGTGAGTGGTATGTCACCAGGGTTACGCTGATTTTAGCGGTATTTAATATGATATTTACCGCTTATTTGGCTATCTATGTTTCTCCCTGGGCAGAAGAAAGGCAAAACCAAGTGCTTGAACAAGCACAATCTGAGGCTGGTCTTGCTGCATTAACCCAAGGACGTTTTCAAACAAGTCCTAATGGCCGTGCCGTGTTGTTTGTGGAAACTATCAGTAAAGATAATCAGTTAGGTAAGGTCTTTGTTGCCCAGTTGCCTGAGGTTGGCGATGAAAAAGGGCTCACTAATATTGTGGTGGCGCAGCAAGGTAAAGTGATTGAGGATGAGTTTGGTAGCCAGCAGTTAAAGCTTGAAAGTGGTTTACGTTATCAGGGCAGCCCTAATGCAATGAATTATCAAATCATTGAGTTTGGCGGCTATAAAATGGAAATTAAAGAGCAAGAGGTGGATGAGCGTAGCCGCAAGCTTTCTGCTATGCCAATTAATGAGTTATTAACCGCGACAGGGCCTGAGGCCGTTGCTGAGTTTCAATGGCGCTTGGCTATTCCATTATCTATTCCATTATTAACCTTGATTGCGGTTCCGTTGGCAAGGGTGAATGTCCGCCAAGGTAAGTTTGCTAAAATGTTCCCGGCTATTTTATTGTACCTAGGCTATTTTGGTTTAATGGTTGCAGGACGTAAAGCCTTACAAGATGAAGTTATTCCATTGTATTTAGGTATGTGGTGGATACATGGCTGCGCCCTGGTGATGGGGGTGTTATTACTTGGTAAAGAAAGGCCGGCAAGTGTCAGATTTTTGAGCCTGTTTAAACGCAATAAGCAGGTGAGCGCATGA
- a CDS encoding RDD family protein, giving the protein MLNAEHANFPRASFIRRLGAMIYDALLAVAVYMIAGAIGFGVFYGLSSTGIMSLGGYEHISDTLNNTPVYQGIYQLWLALCVGGFYALFWSKGGQTLGMRAWRLKVQHPNGQNLSFITACARVIWSILGLGNLFVLLNSDKLALQDKMTRSEIVVLSVEANQMRNWHGA; this is encoded by the coding sequence ATGTTAAATGCAGAACACGCCAATTTTCCCCGTGCAAGTTTTATACGCCGTTTAGGCGCAATGATTTATGACGCCTTGCTTGCTGTTGCGGTATATATGATTGCCGGAGCGATTGGTTTTGGGGTTTTCTATGGCTTATCTAGCACAGGAATAATGTCATTAGGTGGTTATGAGCATATATCAGACACGCTAAATAACACCCCTGTTTATCAAGGTATTTACCAGTTATGGCTCGCTTTATGTGTGGGTGGCTTTTATGCATTATTTTGGAGTAAAGGCGGCCAAACCCTTGGCATGAGAGCATGGCGCTTAAAGGTTCAGCATCCTAATGGTCAAAACCTCAGTTTTATTACTGCTTGTGCCCGTGTCATCTGGTCAATATTAGGACTAGGCAACCTATTTGTTTTATTAAATAGCGACAAATTAGCCCTACAAGATAAGATGACTCGCTCTGAAATAGTCGTATTATCAGTTGAAGCAAATCAGATGCGCAACTGGCATGGTGCTTAA
- the pepA gene encoding leucyl aminopeptidase — MEFSVKSGSPEKQRSACIVVGVYEPRRLSGIAEQLDKISEGYISNLLRRGDLEGKPGQMLLLHHVPNVLSERVLLVGCGKERELDERQYKQIITKTINTLNETGSMEAVCFLTELHVKGRDTYWKVRQAVETTQASLYSFDALKTRKGETRRPLRKMVFNVPTRKELTIGERAVEHGMAVSAGMHLCRDVANMPPNICNPAYLASQARQMAETYETLKVSTVGEEQMAKLGMNSYLAVGRASANESIMTIMEYQGAVDSTQKPIVLVGKGLTFDSGGISLKPGEAMDEMKYDMGGAAGVIGAMKALCEMKLPINVIGVLAGCENMVSGSAYRPGDILTTMSGQTVEVLNTDAEGRLVLCDVLTYVERFDPELVIDTATLTGACVVALGKHASGLFSSHNPLAHEMLNAGEQSGDRAWRMPLWDEYQDLLDSPFADMTNLGGRPAGAISAACFLSRFTKKYNWAHLDVAGTAWNSGANKGSTGRPVPILTQFLINRSGIDINE; from the coding sequence ATGGAGTTTAGCGTAAAGAGTGGTAGCCCCGAAAAACAACGTTCAGCATGTATTGTTGTAGGTGTATACGAACCTCGCCGTCTATCAGGCATTGCTGAGCAGTTAGATAAAATTAGTGAAGGTTACATTAGTAACCTTCTTCGTCGTGGCGACCTTGAAGGTAAGCCAGGACAAATGTTATTACTTCACCATGTCCCGAACGTGTTAAGTGAGCGAGTATTATTAGTTGGTTGTGGCAAAGAGCGCGAGTTAGACGAGCGCCAATACAAACAAATCATCACTAAAACCATTAATACCTTAAACGAAACAGGCTCAATGGAAGCGGTATGCTTTTTAACTGAACTGCACGTTAAAGGTCGTGATACCTACTGGAAAGTACGCCAAGCAGTAGAAACCACGCAAGCCAGCTTATATAGCTTCGATGCGCTTAAAACCCGTAAAGGCGAGACTCGTCGCCCACTGCGTAAAATGGTCTTTAATGTGCCTACACGCAAAGAACTTACTATAGGCGAGCGTGCCGTAGAACATGGTATGGCGGTGTCTGCAGGTATGCATTTGTGTCGTGACGTGGCAAATATGCCACCTAACATCTGTAATCCAGCTTACCTAGCATCGCAAGCCCGTCAAATGGCTGAAACCTATGAAACCTTAAAGGTATCAACGGTTGGCGAAGAGCAAATGGCTAAGTTAGGTATGAATTCATACTTAGCGGTCGGCCGTGCCAGCGCCAATGAATCCATTATGACCATTATGGAATATCAAGGCGCGGTAGATAGCACTCAAAAACCAATTGTACTTGTTGGCAAAGGCTTAACCTTTGACTCAGGCGGTATTTCATTAAAGCCAGGCGAAGCTATGGACGAAATGAAGTACGACATGGGCGGCGCTGCTGGAGTTATTGGCGCCATGAAAGCACTGTGTGAAATGAAGTTACCAATTAATGTGATTGGTGTACTAGCTGGCTGTGAAAACATGGTTTCAGGTAGTGCATATCGTCCAGGCGATATTCTTACCACAATGTCAGGCCAAACGGTTGAAGTATTAAACACCGATGCTGAAGGTCGCTTAGTATTATGTGACGTATTAACTTATGTTGAACGTTTTGACCCTGAATTAGTAATTGATACCGCCACCCTAACGGGTGCCTGTGTTGTTGCATTGGGTAAACATGCTTCAGGTTTATTCAGCTCACATAACCCACTTGCACATGAGATGTTAAATGCGGGTGAGCAAAGTGGTGACCGCGCATGGCGCATGCCACTTTGGGATGAGTATCAAGACTTACTAGACAGTCCTTTTGCTGATATGACTAACTTAGGTGGTCGTCCAGCGGGCGCGATATCTGCTGCGTGTTTCTTATCGCGCTTTACCAAAAAATACAATTGGGCACATTTAGATGTGGCCGGTACAGCTTGGAACAGCGGCGCAAATAAAGGCTCAACAGGTCGTCCAGTACCGATTTTGACTCAGTTCTTGATTAACCGCTCAGGTATTGATATCAACGAATAA
- a CDS encoding DsrE family protein: MYQLSNAVKIVISLVFLMLMSFSQISYANSGLAAFKPGVVIKDFGKVAEVDSQLTIPQNMKFKVAFDVGSAANAGEVNRQIDTLARFINMHVAAGVKPEDIELALVVHGKAAMDMTNNAMYQQTHKNTPNANQPLIAELNKYQVKFYVCGQTAAYYGISQNDLLPEVKLALSALTAHAVLAQQGYSMNPF; encoded by the coding sequence ATGTATCAACTATCTAATGCCGTGAAAATAGTAATTAGCCTAGTATTTTTAATGCTGATGTCATTTAGCCAAATAAGTTATGCGAATTCAGGGTTAGCAGCATTTAAACCTGGTGTTGTTATTAAAGACTTTGGAAAAGTTGCAGAGGTTGATAGCCAATTAACTATCCCCCAAAATATGAAATTTAAAGTCGCTTTTGATGTCGGCTCGGCGGCTAATGCTGGTGAAGTAAATAGACAGATTGATACTTTGGCTCGATTTATTAATATGCATGTGGCTGCAGGGGTTAAACCTGAGGATATTGAGCTAGCTTTGGTGGTACATGGTAAGGCTGCTATGGATATGACCAACAATGCGATGTATCAGCAAACTCATAAAAATACTCCTAACGCCAATCAACCTTTAATTGCTGAGCTGAACAAATATCAGGTGAAGTTTTATGTATGTGGTCAAACAGCGGCGTATTATGGAATTAGCCAGAATGACTTATTACCGGAGGTTAAGTTAGCATTATCAGCGTTAACAGCTCACGCTGTGCTAGCTCAGCAAGGTTATAGCATGAATCCTTTCTAA